Proteins encoded together in one Bradyrhizobium sp. CB82 window:
- the clpS gene encoding ATP-dependent Clp protease adapter ClpS, with the protein MNDTVTKPKTRTKTKVERPRLHKVILLNDDYTPREFVTLVLKAEFRMTADQAYKVMITAHKLGACVVAVFTKDVAETKATRATDAGRAKGYPLLFTTEPEE; encoded by the coding sequence ATGAACGACACCGTCACCAAGCCGAAAACCAGGACCAAGACCAAAGTCGAGCGTCCGCGGCTGCACAAGGTCATCCTGCTCAATGACGACTACACGCCGCGCGAGTTCGTCACCCTGGTGCTGAAGGCCGAATTCCGCATGACCGCGGATCAGGCCTACAAGGTCATGATCACCGCGCACAAGCTGGGCGCCTGCGTCGTCGCCGTCTTCACCAAGGACGTCGCCGAGACCAAGGCGACGCGCGCCACAGACGCCGGCCGCGCCAAGGGCTATCCGCTGCTGTTCACCACCGAGCCCGAGGAATAG